A single region of the Pseudorhodoplanes sp. genome encodes:
- a CDS encoding TAXI family TRAP transporter solute-binding subunit — MQKLLWAAVAATSLALSSPATAQPLGIGTSPQGTMVYTLGAAVSKALAESANIQSRVQPSAGTGAMVPLVNSGEIDIGFCNAREFYDSYHGVGSSDKRPNKNLRAVAVLFPLTVGLIVRNDSPIKSVKDLKGKSISYGYQSQEVIRILVDGMLANAGLTVNDMKPVLVPNLIRGMDELIAGRVDVSFFALGQAKVAEADAAVGIRFLPMDDSPAAVDAMLKVVQVGYVDKIAPAPNLPGVKEAIPVAHYDYIAFANKDVPAERIKTLTKVIAEQKDAMAQSLPLFRRFKPERMYSSKLQVPYHDGAITYFKEKGIKEQ; from the coding sequence ATGCAGAAGCTCCTTTGGGCGGCTGTGGCCGCAACATCGCTTGCACTCTCCTCGCCCGCGACAGCGCAGCCGCTCGGGATCGGAACCAGCCCGCAAGGCACGATGGTCTATACGCTGGGCGCCGCCGTTTCGAAGGCGCTCGCCGAAAGCGCGAATATCCAGTCGCGCGTGCAGCCGTCGGCCGGCACCGGCGCCATGGTGCCACTGGTCAATTCCGGGGAGATCGATATCGGCTTCTGCAATGCGCGGGAATTTTACGATTCCTATCACGGCGTCGGCTCGTCAGATAAGCGTCCGAACAAGAATCTGCGTGCGGTGGCGGTGCTGTTTCCGCTGACGGTCGGACTGATCGTGCGCAACGATTCGCCGATCAAGTCGGTGAAGGACCTGAAAGGCAAAAGCATCTCCTATGGCTATCAGAGCCAGGAGGTGATCCGCATTCTGGTCGACGGCATGCTGGCCAATGCCGGCCTGACCGTGAACGACATGAAGCCGGTGCTGGTGCCGAACCTGATCCGCGGCATGGATGAGCTGATCGCGGGCCGCGTCGACGTGTCGTTCTTCGCGCTCGGCCAGGCCAAGGTCGCCGAAGCGGACGCGGCGGTCGGCATCCGCTTCCTGCCGATGGATGATTCACCGGCGGCCGTCGACGCCATGCTGAAGGTCGTGCAGGTGGGCTATGTCGACAAGATCGCGCCTGCGCCCAACCTGCCCGGCGTGAAAGAGGCCATTCCGGTCGCGCATTACGACTATATCGCCTTCGCCAACAAGGACGTGCCGGCCGAGCGCATCAAGACGCTGACCAAGGTCATCGCCGAGCAGAAGGATGCGATGGCGCAATCGCTTCCTCTGTTCCGGCGCTTCAAGCCGGAGCGCATGTATTCCAGCAAGCTCCAGGTGCCCTATCACGACGGCGCCATTACCTATTTCAAGGAGAAAGGCATCAAGGAGCAATGA
- a CDS encoding TAXI family TRAP transporter solute-binding subunit, with translation MNKLLVTAIFGLSVAIANSASAQPIGLGTSPQGTLTYAVGAAVSKVLGEKGNIQSRVQPSAGTGAMIPLVNSNEIDMGFCNTLELYDAFHGVGTFDKRANPKLRTVAVIFPIRVGLFVRNDSPIKTVADMKGKTVAYGFTSQEIIKKTVDAMLATAGLSVNDLKTALVPNLVRGVDEFIAGRVDITTFAIGSAKVAEADAAVGGIRFVNMENTPKGLAAFKKEFPTAYLGKVNPAPNFAGVKEPITTMMYDYTIFASADMPAEKVKTIVKLLAENKDALAQAHPLFRGMQVDRLYNNIKVPYHDGAIAYFKEKGIKESD, from the coding sequence GTGAACAAGTTGCTTGTGACTGCGATCTTTGGTCTTTCCGTTGCCATCGCCAATTCCGCTTCTGCGCAGCCGATCGGACTCGGCACCAGCCCGCAGGGCACCCTGACCTATGCCGTTGGCGCCGCCGTCTCCAAGGTTCTCGGGGAGAAAGGCAATATCCAGTCGCGCGTGCAGCCGTCCGCCGGCACCGGCGCCATGATCCCGCTGGTCAATTCCAACGAAATCGACATGGGCTTCTGCAATACGCTGGAGCTCTATGACGCGTTCCACGGCGTCGGCACCTTCGACAAGCGCGCGAATCCCAAGCTGCGCACTGTGGCGGTCATTTTCCCGATCCGCGTCGGCCTTTTTGTGCGCAATGATTCTCCGATCAAAACGGTCGCCGACATGAAGGGCAAGACCGTCGCCTACGGCTTCACCAGCCAGGAGATCATCAAGAAGACGGTGGATGCGATGCTCGCAACCGCCGGGCTGTCGGTGAACGATCTGAAAACCGCTCTGGTGCCCAATCTCGTGCGCGGCGTCGACGAGTTCATCGCCGGCCGCGTCGATATCACCACGTTTGCCATCGGCTCGGCGAAAGTTGCGGAAGCCGACGCCGCCGTGGGCGGCATCCGCTTCGTCAACATGGAAAATACGCCGAAAGGCCTTGCTGCCTTCAAAAAGGAATTCCCGACCGCCTATCTCGGCAAGGTTAACCCGGCGCCGAATTTTGCCGGCGTGAAGGAGCCGATCACTACGATGATGTATGATTACACGATCTTCGCCTCGGCCGACATGCCGGCGGAGAAGGTGAAGACCATCGTGAAACTTCTGGCCGAGAACAAGGACGCGCTGGCGCAAGCGCATCCGCTGTTCCGCGGCATGCAGGTCGACAGGCTCTACAACAACATCAAGGTGCCCTATCACGACGGCGCCATCGCCTATTTCAAGGAGAAAGGCATCAAGGAATCCGACTGA
- a CDS encoding indolepyruvate oxidoreductase subunit beta family protein produces MSALQRPVTVLIAALGGEGGGVLTNWIINAAADLGLPAQSTSIPGVAQRTGATTYYIEIFPRPWRELGEARPVMALTPGIGDIDVMVASEFLEAGRAIAAGFVTPDRTLLIASTSRFYAINEKMAMGDGRYDQTRLFDAAQNNSQARILFDMEDTAKKADAMVNAVMLGAVAGCGRLPIPVEAFEAAIRSDGKSVEANLRGFRAGLAAARETSTARGVSPDGKRHQPVHEQSHPLEGEIRAQMPQLAQDVMIEGVRRLTRYQSAAYARLYLNRLAPVLAADERAASGGKLLREVARHLAVRMSFEDMIRVAEAKIDPARMTRIANELNARPDEPFHVVEFLKPGIEEMCQILPPRLARWILRVSAQRGWLDRSHVGMEVQTTSISGYLRFWLLAKLKVWRPHTFRYHEEQAAITSWLSLIVDAAPRSPALAIEIAECARLIKGYGSTHSRGTSNFQMIEARVIRPAIDGQLPVDRAIDAVASARTAALVDPDGESLTRCLDDLHRQTAFSVAAE; encoded by the coding sequence ATGAGCGCGCTGCAGCGCCCTGTCACCGTGCTGATCGCCGCGCTTGGCGGCGAAGGCGGCGGCGTGCTCACCAACTGGATCATCAACGCGGCGGCTGATCTCGGTCTGCCGGCGCAATCGACGTCCATCCCCGGCGTGGCCCAGCGCACCGGTGCGACCACCTATTACATCGAGATTTTTCCCCGGCCCTGGCGAGAACTCGGCGAAGCGCGCCCGGTGATGGCGCTGACGCCGGGCATCGGCGACATCGACGTGATGGTGGCGAGCGAATTCCTGGAAGCCGGCCGCGCCATCGCCGCGGGCTTCGTCACACCCGACCGCACCCTGCTGATCGCCTCAACCAGCCGCTTCTATGCCATCAACGAGAAGATGGCGATGGGCGACGGCCGCTACGACCAGACGCGCCTGTTCGACGCCGCGCAGAACAATTCGCAGGCGCGCATCCTGTTCGACATGGAGGATACCGCGAAGAAGGCCGACGCCATGGTCAACGCGGTGATGCTCGGCGCCGTTGCCGGCTGCGGACGGCTGCCGATCCCGGTCGAAGCGTTCGAAGCGGCGATCCGCAGCGACGGCAAATCGGTCGAGGCCAATCTGCGCGGCTTCCGCGCCGGCCTCGCCGCAGCGCGCGAAACCTCGACGGCACGCGGCGTCAGCCCTGACGGCAAGCGGCATCAACCCGTGCATGAGCAAAGCCATCCGCTGGAAGGCGAGATCCGCGCGCAGATGCCGCAACTCGCGCAGGACGTGATGATCGAAGGCGTGCGCCGCCTGACGCGCTATCAGAGCGCAGCTTATGCGCGGCTTTATCTCAATCGTCTCGCGCCGGTACTCGCCGCCGACGAGCGCGCCGCCAGCGGCGGCAAACTGCTGCGCGAGGTGGCGCGGCATCTCGCTGTGCGCATGTCGTTCGAGGATATGATCCGCGTCGCCGAGGCCAAGATCGACCCGGCGCGCATGACCCGCATCGCGAACGAGCTGAACGCCAGGCCGGATGAGCCATTCCATGTCGTGGAATTTCTCAAGCCCGGCATCGAGGAGATGTGCCAGATCCTGCCGCCGCGCCTGGCGCGCTGGATTCTCCGCGTATCGGCGCAGCGCGGCTGGCTCGACCGCTCGCATGTCGGCATGGAGGTGCAAACCACCTCGATCAGCGGCTATCTGCGTTTCTGGCTGCTGGCGAAGCTGAAAGTCTGGCGGCCGCACACTTTCCGCTATCACGAGGAGCAGGCGGCCATCACGTCCTGGCTGTCGCTCATCGTCGATGCGGCGCCCCGCTCGCCGGCGCTGGCAATCGAGATCGCCGAATGCGCGCGGCTCATCAAGGGCTACGGTTCCACACACAGCCGTGGCACCAGCAATTTTCAGATGATCGAAGCCCGGGTCATCCGGCCGGCCATTGATGGGCAGTTGCCCGTCGACCGCGCCATCGATGCGGTCGCCAGCGCGCGAACGGCGGCTCTTGTCGATCCCGACGGCGAGAGCCTGACCCGCTGCCTCGACGATCTTCACCGCCAGACCGCATTTTCTGTGGCCGCGGAATAA
- a CDS encoding TRAP transporter fused permease subunit: MSNKLLNMWMVAMRAAIVSIVVIWIANIPGRLQIPLFTEQLLAAVLGLALALCFLTFPFSSKTTGEEAIVAKVIEGEQNQVGWIDIILALLSLGTCFYVAVRYPDLIIELATRPVSGVVIAAIIVALVFEASRRVTGWALALIVLALCVHALFGWMLPEQFASRPISVSRLLVYLGIDTNALLGNTLQIAVVVVIPFIIMGQVLSRCGGSDFFADLAASLMGHFRGGAAKIAVVGSAFFGMISGSAVANVASVGSITIPLMKRAGFRGTLAAGIESVGSTGGQICPPVMGAAAFLMAEYLQVPYSEVMVAAIIPAFLFYTALFLQVDLESAKLGIVGQPRETLPSVWVVLRTGWHFIIPFVVLVGGLLWANMEAEYAAVLATLVLIALAMTVKHNGRRMSPREALSAVVSAGGAVIDIIVITAIAGILIGAMTITGVSFSLTQQLLTASGDSLVILLVLTAFVSFILGLPLPTVGVYVILATLAAPALVQAGLTPMQAHMFVLFNGILGMVTPPVALAAFAAATIARSDQWKTGWTAMRLSWCAYFIPFMFAYSAPLLMIGSWTAVLVAFADAMLGIFLGTLAVVGYFMAPIPAPFRVLYAILAALVLLPSAAFGGTNMVGIAATAIGLAAIGYEIMRGRSTSRAAIPS; encoded by the coding sequence GTGTCTAACAAGCTGCTGAATATGTGGATGGTCGCGATGCGCGCGGCGATCGTCTCTATCGTGGTGATCTGGATCGCCAATATTCCCGGACGCCTGCAGATTCCCCTGTTTACCGAGCAACTGCTTGCCGCCGTGCTCGGCCTCGCACTCGCGCTTTGCTTTCTCACATTTCCTTTTTCGTCGAAAACGACGGGCGAAGAGGCCATCGTTGCCAAAGTCATAGAGGGCGAGCAAAACCAGGTTGGGTGGATCGACATCATTCTGGCCCTGCTCAGCCTCGGCACGTGCTTCTATGTCGCCGTCCGCTATCCCGATCTCATCATCGAATTGGCGACCCGGCCAGTCAGCGGCGTTGTCATTGCCGCCATTATCGTGGCGCTCGTGTTCGAAGCGAGCCGCCGCGTCACCGGCTGGGCGCTGGCGCTGATCGTTCTCGCGCTGTGCGTGCACGCGCTGTTCGGCTGGATGCTGCCGGAACAATTTGCCAGCCGCCCGATCTCGGTCAGTCGGCTGCTGGTCTATCTTGGCATTGATACCAACGCGCTTCTCGGCAACACGCTGCAGATCGCAGTCGTCGTCGTCATACCCTTCATCATTATGGGGCAGGTGCTTTCGCGCTGCGGCGGCTCTGACTTCTTCGCTGATCTTGCCGCCTCACTGATGGGGCATTTCCGCGGCGGCGCGGCGAAGATCGCGGTCGTCGGCTCGGCCTTTTTCGGCATGATTTCCGGCAGCGCCGTCGCCAATGTTGCAAGTGTCGGCAGCATCACCATCCCGTTAATGAAGCGCGCCGGGTTCAGAGGCACTTTGGCGGCGGGCATCGAATCCGTCGGTTCAACCGGCGGCCAGATCTGTCCACCGGTGATGGGCGCCGCCGCGTTCCTGATGGCTGAATATCTGCAGGTGCCCTACAGCGAGGTGATGGTGGCGGCGATCATCCCCGCCTTCCTGTTTTACACGGCGCTGTTCCTGCAGGTCGATCTGGAATCGGCCAAGCTCGGCATTGTCGGGCAGCCGCGGGAGACGCTGCCGTCGGTCTGGGTGGTGCTGCGCACCGGCTGGCACTTCATCATTCCGTTCGTGGTGCTGGTCGGCGGTCTCCTTTGGGCCAATATGGAAGCGGAATACGCCGCTGTGCTGGCGACGCTGGTGCTGATTGCACTCGCCATGACGGTGAAGCACAACGGCCGCCGCATGAGCCCGCGCGAAGCGCTGTCCGCCGTTGTCAGCGCCGGCGGTGCGGTCATCGACATCATCGTCATCACGGCCATTGCCGGCATCCTGATCGGCGCCATGACCATCACCGGCGTATCCTTCTCGCTGACCCAGCAATTGCTGACCGCCAGCGGTGACAGCCTGGTGATCCTGCTGGTCCTGACGGCGTTCGTGTCCTTCATTCTCGGGCTGCCGCTGCCGACCGTCGGCGTCTATGTCATCCTGGCGACACTGGCGGCACCGGCACTGGTGCAGGCCGGTCTGACCCCAATGCAGGCGCACATGTTCGTGCTGTTCAACGGCATTCTCGGCATGGTGACGCCGCCGGTTGCGCTCGCCGCCTTCGCCGCTGCCACCATCGCGCGCTCCGACCAGTGGAAGACAGGTTGGACGGCGATGCGGCTGAGCTGGTGCGCCTACTTCATTCCCTTCATGTTCGCTTACTCGGCACCGCTGTTGATGATCGGGAGCTGGACGGCCGTTCTGGTTGCCTTTGCCGATGCCATGCTCGGCATCTTCCTCGGCACACTCGCGGTCGTCGGCTATTTCATGGCGCCCATTCCGGCGCCGTTCCGGGTTCTCTATGCAATCCTTGCGGCGCTCGTGTTGCTGCCCTCCGCCGCGTTCGGCGGTACCAACATGGTCGGCATCGCGGCCACCGCCATCGGCTTGGCGGCGATCGGCTACGAAATCATGCGCGGCCGCTCCACGTCCCGCGCCGCCATTCCGTCCTGA
- a CDS encoding amidohydrolase family protein has product MMRIDAFNHFFPKKYFDKLLASGMPDMGKRVTNIPALHDIDLRRKIVDSFPNYKQVLSLAAPPLEVLAKGDPNVAVEWAKIGNDGLAELCQKYPDQFAGFIAQTPLIAKDAGIGETERAIKELGACGTQIFTNVAGKPLNRPEFRPFFAAMEKLDKPIWTHPARAANFPDYLDEKKSHYEIWWTFGWAYETAAMMAHLVFSKIMDDHPKLKVIVHHFGSIVPTLEGRVGPGWDQLGSRTSDEDYGALLKSLKKRPLDYFKHDFYPDTATFTSEGAMRLGFGFFDLDKVIFASDCPFDPEKGTMYIRETLRILDEYGMPKEDLEKVYYKNLERITGKVFVK; this is encoded by the coding sequence ATGATGCGCATCGATGCCTTCAACCACTTCTTTCCCAAGAAATACTTCGACAAGCTGCTGGCAAGCGGCATGCCGGATATGGGCAAGCGGGTCACCAACATTCCGGCGCTGCACGATATCGATCTTCGCCGCAAGATCGTGGACTCGTTTCCGAATTACAAGCAGGTGCTTTCGCTCGCCGCTCCCCCGCTCGAAGTGCTGGCGAAAGGCGATCCGAACGTGGCGGTTGAATGGGCGAAGATCGGCAATGACGGCCTCGCCGAGCTATGCCAGAAATATCCGGATCAGTTTGCCGGTTTCATCGCGCAGACGCCGCTGATCGCAAAGGATGCAGGTATCGGCGAGACCGAGCGCGCGATCAAAGAGCTCGGCGCCTGCGGAACGCAAATTTTCACCAATGTCGCCGGCAAGCCCCTCAACCGGCCGGAATTCCGTCCGTTCTTCGCGGCGATGGAAAAACTGGACAAGCCGATCTGGACGCATCCGGCGCGCGCCGCCAACTTCCCCGATTATCTCGACGAGAAGAAATCGCACTACGAAATCTGGTGGACATTCGGCTGGGCCTATGAAACGGCGGCGATGATGGCGCACCTGGTCTTCTCGAAGATCATGGACGATCATCCGAAGCTGAAGGTAATCGTGCATCATTTCGGCTCGATCGTGCCGACGCTGGAGGGCCGGGTGGGGCCCGGCTGGGATCAGCTTGGCTCGCGTACGTCGGACGAGGATTACGGCGCGCTGTTGAAGAGCCTGAAGAAGCGCCCGCTCGACTATTTCAAGCACGACTTCTATCCGGATACCGCGACCTTCACCTCGGAAGGCGCGATGCGGCTCGGCTTCGGCTTCTTCGATCTCGACAAGGTGATCTTCGCGTCCGACTGCCCGTTCGACCCGGAAAAGGGCACCATGTATATCCGCGAAACCCTGCGGATTCTGGATGAATACGGGATGCCGAAAGAAGACCTTGAGAAAGTCTATTACAAGAACCTCGAGCGGATCACCGGCAAGGTCTTCGTCAAGTAA
- a CDS encoding indolepyruvate ferredoxin oxidoreductase subunit alpha, protein MERSFKKEVQALNLGDGETFRGEGILAVTKALLQSGVSYVGGYQGAPVSHLLDVMVDAEDLLADLGVHVETCTNEASAAAMLGASINYPLRGAVTWKSIVGTNVAADALSNLASPGVIGGAMIVIGEDYGEGASVIQERSYAYAMKSSMWLLDPRPDLPSIVRCVEKGFELSEASHAPVMLELRIRACHVTGQFEAKNNRRGAYSGLNRIEGPPRFDYNRLAHPPVTFIHERLKVEDRMPAARKFIREHKMNDVVPGDVDDVGIIVMGGLSNSVLRALARLDLADMFGKTRIPMLVLNVVYPLVPQEIREFCAGKRAVLVVEEGHPEYIEEAINSELRRADIQTRVIGKDVLPKAGEYASDVLLKGVSAFLSQTRPAGLDVDSIADRAAKILSHIPAAQASVGTLPPRPPTFCTGCPERPVFSAIKIAQREIGPTHISADIGCHAFGTLAPFSFGNTILGYGMSLASAAAVGPNMQKRPIAIMGDGGFWHNGLITGVASNLFNKGDGVLLVMQNGYTSATGLQFMPSSKQSRSGPAPGMDVESTLRSFGVKWLRKVRTYSVAKMVKTLKEAMQSPEHGLKVILADGECQLARQRRVRAEDAKKLADGQRVIRTKYGVDDEICSGDHSCIRLSGCPSLTVKPNPDPLRSDPVASVIDSCVGCGLCGEVAHAAVLCPSFYRAELIRNATGWDRWMHRTRSRVIGWLSGGKEAAA, encoded by the coding sequence ATGGAACGCTCGTTCAAGAAGGAAGTGCAGGCCCTCAATCTCGGCGACGGCGAGACCTTCCGCGGCGAAGGCATCCTGGCCGTCACCAAGGCGTTGCTGCAATCGGGCGTCTCCTATGTCGGCGGCTACCAGGGTGCGCCGGTCTCGCACCTGCTCGACGTGATGGTTGATGCCGAGGACCTGCTCGCCGATCTCGGCGTGCATGTGGAGACCTGCACCAACGAAGCTTCCGCCGCCGCCATGCTCGGCGCGTCCATCAACTATCCCTTACGCGGCGCAGTGACCTGGAAATCGATCGTCGGCACCAACGTCGCCGCCGATGCGCTCTCCAATCTCGCCTCGCCGGGCGTCATCGGCGGCGCCATGATCGTGATCGGCGAGGATTATGGCGAAGGCGCGAGCGTGATCCAGGAACGCTCCTACGCCTATGCGATGAAATCCTCGATGTGGCTGCTCGATCCGCGGCCCGATCTGCCGAGCATCGTACGTTGCGTGGAGAAAGGTTTCGAATTATCGGAGGCGAGCCACGCCCCGGTCATGCTCGAATTGCGCATCCGCGCCTGCCATGTCACCGGCCAATTCGAGGCCAAGAACAATCGCCGCGGCGCCTATTCCGGCCTGAACCGCATCGAGGGGCCGCCGCGCTTCGACTACAACCGTCTCGCACACCCGCCGGTCACCTTCATCCATGAGCGATTGAAGGTGGAAGACCGCATGCCGGCGGCGCGCAAGTTCATCCGTGAGCACAAGATGAACGACGTCGTGCCCGGTGACGTCGACGATGTCGGCATCATCGTGATGGGCGGTCTGTCCAACAGCGTTCTGCGCGCACTGGCGCGGCTCGATCTCGCCGACATGTTCGGCAAGACCCGCATTCCGATGCTGGTGCTGAACGTGGTCTATCCGCTGGTGCCGCAGGAAATCAGGGAGTTCTGTGCCGGCAAGCGCGCGGTGCTGGTCGTCGAGGAAGGCCATCCCGAATATATCGAGGAGGCGATCAATTCCGAATTGCGCCGCGCCGACATCCAGACCCGCGTCATCGGCAAGGATGTGTTGCCGAAGGCCGGGGAATACGCATCCGACGTGTTGCTGAAGGGCGTGTCGGCCTTCCTGAGCCAGACGCGGCCGGCCGGCCTCGACGTCGATTCCATCGCCGACCGGGCCGCAAAAATCCTGTCGCATATTCCCGCCGCGCAGGCTTCTGTCGGCACGCTGCCGCCGCGCCCGCCCACATTCTGCACCGGCTGCCCCGAACGTCCCGTCTTCAGCGCAATCAAGATTGCGCAGCGCGAGATCGGTCCGACGCATATCAGCGCCGATATCGGTTGCCACGCGTTCGGCACGCTGGCGCCGTTCTCGTTCGGCAACACCATTCTCGGCTACGGCATGTCGCTGGCGAGCGCGGCCGCGGTCGGCCCGAACATGCAGAAGCGCCCGATCGCGATCATGGGCGACGGCGGCTTTTGGCATAACGGGCTGATCACCGGCGTCGCGTCCAACCTGTTCAACAAGGGCGACGGCGTCCTCCTCGTCATGCAGAACGGCTACACCTCCGCCACCGGCCTGCAATTCATGCCCTCCAGCAAGCAGAGCCGCTCTGGCCCGGCGCCCGGCATGGATGTCGAATCCACGCTGCGCTCCTTCGGCGTGAAATGGCTGCGCAAGGTGCGCACCTACTCCGTCGCCAAGATGGTGAAGACGCTGAAGGAGGCGATGCAATCGCCGGAACACGGACTGAAAGTCATCCTCGCCGACGGCGAATGTCAGTTGGCGCGCCAGCGCCGCGTGCGCGCGGAAGACGCCAAGAAGCTCGCCGACGGTCAGCGCGTCATCCGCACCAAATACGGCGTCGACGACGAAATCTGCAGCGGCGACCATTCCTGCATCCGCCTCTCCGGTTGCCCATCGCTGACGGTGAAGCCCAATCCCGATCCGCTGCGCAGCGATCCAGTCGCGTCGGTCATTGATTCTTGCGTTGGCTGCGGCCTGTGCGGCGAGGTCGCGCATGCGGCGGTGCTGTGCCCCTCCTTCTACCGCGCCGAATTGATCCGCAATGCCACCGGCTGGGATCGCTGGATGCACCGCACGCGCTCGCGCGTCATCGGATGGCTTTCCGGGGGCAAGGAGGCTGCAGCATGA
- a CDS encoding thiamine pyrophosphate-requiring protein, producing the protein MTSSAQKKAATAPTKIAAEFFLESLAQHGVDYCFINPGTDFPPIVEAYLRARRSNHKVPEPVLVPHENLAVAMAHGVYLVTGRPQAVMVHVNVGTANTVNNIANLARDRAPVIVAAGRTPFTEKGHFGSRTRPIHWAQEMFDQAGMVRELVKWDYELRMPEQIGDVVARAYEMAMTSPRGPVYLVLPREPLSAPLLDYTPEKLRALPAPPAPDLQSIAKLAEWIAAAERPVILNAAAGDARAIDILGRIANDYAIPVVAHYSRVMALPASHPMHFGYDSAAMLAEADLAVVIECDVPYHPHLTQPAANCRFAHIGEDTVYQRYPMRSFPTDLAITATASRALEALEGALAKHRPAMQSRIDARRGPLVERAKARRVKAAATIQADDRITPEFLSRMIGEVLGDDAVIFNEYPLRLEHCPREKPGTFFAASPAGGLGWGLGAAMGAKLAAPDKLIVATLGDGVYLFTNPTVSHWVGEKYKLPVLTIIFNNQRYGAVRNATLSMFKDGVAGEDDGRFLADLDPGAPYEELARAQGAFAERVDRPQDLADALQRARDAVMNDRKQALLNVICPY; encoded by the coding sequence ATGACTTCGTCAGCCCAGAAGAAGGCCGCAACAGCTCCGACCAAAATCGCCGCCGAGTTTTTCCTTGAATCGCTGGCTCAGCACGGCGTCGATTATTGCTTCATCAATCCGGGCACGGATTTTCCGCCGATCGTCGAAGCCTATCTCCGCGCCAGGCGCAGCAATCACAAGGTGCCTGAGCCCGTTCTGGTTCCGCACGAGAATCTCGCCGTGGCCATGGCGCATGGCGTCTATCTGGTGACCGGCCGGCCGCAGGCCGTGATGGTGCATGTCAATGTCGGTACCGCCAACACCGTCAACAACATCGCCAACCTCGCGCGCGACCGCGCGCCGGTCATCGTCGCCGCCGGACGCACGCCTTTCACCGAGAAGGGGCATTTCGGATCGCGCACGCGTCCGATTCACTGGGCGCAGGAGATGTTCGACCAGGCTGGCATGGTGCGCGAACTGGTGAAATGGGACTATGAGCTGCGCATGCCCGAGCAGATCGGCGATGTGGTGGCACGCGCGTATGAAATGGCGATGACCAGCCCGCGCGGACCGGTCTATCTGGTGCTGCCGCGCGAACCGCTCTCGGCGCCACTGCTCGATTACACCCCGGAAAAGCTGCGCGCCCTGCCCGCCCCGCCCGCTCCCGATCTGCAATCCATTGCGAAGCTTGCCGAGTGGATCGCGGCTGCGGAGAGGCCGGTCATTCTCAATGCAGCCGCGGGCGACGCAAGGGCTATCGACATCCTCGGCCGCATCGCGAACGACTATGCAATCCCCGTGGTAGCGCATTATTCGCGCGTGATGGCGTTGCCCGCGAGCCACCCCATGCACTTTGGCTATGATTCCGCGGCGATGCTGGCGGAAGCCGATCTCGCGGTGGTGATCGAATGCGACGTGCCCTATCACCCGCATCTAACGCAACCCGCCGCGAATTGCCGCTTTGCGCATATCGGCGAAGATACCGTCTATCAGCGCTATCCCATGCGCAGCTTCCCGACCGACCTGGCGATTACTGCAACCGCATCGCGGGCACTGGAGGCGCTTGAAGGCGCGCTCGCAAAACACAGGCCGGCGATGCAATCGCGTATTGACGCGCGCCGCGGCCCGCTTGTCGAGCGCGCCAAAGCGCGGCGGGTGAAAGCGGCAGCGACGATACAGGCGGACGATCGGATCACGCCGGAATTCCTCAGCCGCATGATCGGCGAAGTGCTCGGTGACGACGCCGTCATCTTTAACGAATATCCGCTGCGGCTGGAGCATTGCCCGCGCGAGAAGCCGGGTACCTTCTTCGCGGCGAGTCCGGCCGGCGGTCTCGGCTGGGGACTGGGCGCCGCGATGGGCGCCAAGCTGGCCGCGCCGGACAAACTCATCGTCGCCACGCTCGGCGATGGCGTCTATCTTTTCACCAATCCGACCGTGTCGCATTGGGTCGGCGAAAAATACAAACTTCCGGTCCTCACCATTATTTTCAACAACCAGCGATACGGCGCGGTGCGCAACGCGACGCTGTCAATGTTCAAGGACGGCGTTGCGGGTGAAGATGACGGTCGTTTCCTTGCCGATCTCGACCCGGGCGCCCCGTATGAGGAATTGGCCAGGGCGCAGGGCGCGTTCGCCGAGCGTGTGGACAGACCTCAGGATCTTGCAGACGCATTGCAGCGGGCACGGGACGCTGTCATGAACGACAGGAAACAGGCGCTGCTCAACGTGATCTGTCCGTATTGA